A segment of the uncultured Desulfobulbus sp. genome:
CCAACTGGATAGCGACAAGAGGATTGATCCCCTGGCTTGCCATGGTCTGCAGGTAACTTGAAATCCTGCAGTAAGCCTGGGCATATTGTTTACGTCGAAAACAACCGGATATTTTCTGTTTTACCTTAGCCATGCGAAGATCCCTTTCCGCTCTGTTGTTGGTGAACGGTACATGTGGTTCTTTGGCAAAAAGCAAGACTGCCGCCTCATGCTTTTGTAATCGCTCCCAAAGATTGTGCGCATCGGATTTGGCTATCCTGCCGCGCTTCCCTTGGGGTTTTGGAGGGATCTTGGGCAACTCCTTGCTGCCACGCGTAAGGATATTACGGTAGCGCTTCTGCAGGTTGGCATACTCCCGTTCGGTAAGACATTTTTCCGGACGTTGAGCCACCGTACGACACGTTTGCTGGAGCACCGCTTTTAGATTGCGGGCCCACCGGTATTGGTTAGAGTCAACGACAAACGTCAACTCTCGCAAAAGGTGCGAGCCGCAAAGTCCGTGACCGCAATGGTCGTAGGATAAATATGATGCCCAGCAATCATGGATGATCACCCCGCCATACCGAGGGATGATATTCAATCCTTCGATTGCCTCCTTGCCCCGCTTTCGATGCAGTACTTTCAGGGTTGTTTCGCCGGAAGAATAGACGTGAATCCAGTGATTCTTCCCTTCAACCCGAAACGAGGTTTCATCCACATGCAGGGATGGAGCCTGCAGCAGCCTATCAATAGCTCTGGATTCCCAAGCTTCGAGTGATTGGTACAAGCGCAAAACAAATTTGAGCAGGCTGGCCTCGGAGATTACGCTACCAATCATGGCTGCTATCTGTTTTTGAACCCGGTTTAAAGCGACCATCTGGCTGATAACCAAATGAATGGCAAACGCTTTAAGCCCATTGCCGTACTGCAGCTTACCCGGCATATCGTCAGGGAAACGCCCTTTGACCGTGGCCTCACAATTAGGACATTGCTTTATTTCTGCGTCAATATGTTCGACAACTTTTTCAAAAACGATGTCGATTTTTGTCCGACGTTCATGCCCCTGGCATGCAACGTTTTCCAGCACCATTCCGCAGGTATCACACACCTCGACCTGAGCAGTGGTGACTGATTCTTTGACGCGTGTATTACCAACACGCCCATTGACGTGTTTTCCCTTGCCGGTAGTGGTGCAGTGCTTGGTCGCAGTTTCGTCTTTCTCGGTTTGCGAAGAAGGAATGCTCGAGTTTTTGTTTCCCTTGCGCGTTGTCTTCTCAAGAAAGATAGAGAGTATCAACTCGACGACAACCAACAGACTGTTGAACAGGACCCGTATCTCAGAGGAGACTTTACCGTCGGAACAAAGCTGTTCAAATTCCTGTTTGAGGAGATCGACTTCTTCGCGAACCCTTATTTTATTTACTGTTCCCATGGGTTTACTATACCATGGCTTTTTTCGACCTCCTGTGCGCCCATGAGTTGAACGATTGAACGCTATCGCATCTGTTTGCTATCGGAACGCAATATTGGAACGATTTAGAGACGACCAGGCGCGTTGATGGGCATTTTTGTTGGCATCCCTGGCTATTGAAAAAAAATCCGGCAAAAACCTGTCAAGTTATTTATTTGGATTTGAGCTTTTTTTAGAGGGTGTGAGTAGTTACCCTTAGGACATATTTCCTAGCCCCCTCACTCGCTGGCATCAGCATCTTTTTATCTCTTAATCTAGCAATATTCCTAGATATTTCAGAAGGCGCTTTTCCAGGAAAATACACTTTAATATCAGAAGCTTGAACTTCTTGACGATCTACAGTTTTTTTCAATATTTTAGCTTCAAGCCCTGTGATAAGTTTTCGATCTTGAGAATACATAATCGCAGGTATCAAAATCTCTTCACGAAGGAATTGATAATCTAAAAGTTTGTCAATTTTTTCAATCTCATCTCGCAAACCAGAAAGAACATAATGACACCATTCCAAAACTCCGTCATCCTCACCGGAGTCTGCCATTGATAAAAAATTATAGTAATTTGATCTATTGTTGCAAAAGACAGCTGTTGGATTCAGTATTCGGCCTTCATCAACATTAAATCCAAGCTTGACAAGCATAGCGTATGTAAATATACGACCAACTCGTCCATTCCCATTGGTAAATGGGTGGATCCACATAAATCTGTGGTGGGCGATTGCGATTTTCAATAAATCATATTTCGGAGCATCTTCTTTGTTTATAAACTCAAACAATTCG
Coding sequences within it:
- a CDS encoding IS66 family transposase; this encodes MGTVNKIRVREEVDLLKQEFEQLCSDGKVSSEIRVLFNSLLVVVELILSIFLEKTTRKGNKNSSIPSSQTEKDETATKHCTTTGKGKHVNGRVGNTRVKESVTTAQVEVCDTCGMVLENVACQGHERRTKIDIVFEKVVEHIDAEIKQCPNCEATVKGRFPDDMPGKLQYGNGLKAFAIHLVISQMVALNRVQKQIAAMIGSVISEASLLKFVLRLYQSLEAWESRAIDRLLQAPSLHVDETSFRVEGKNHWIHVYSSGETTLKVLHRKRGKEAIEGLNIIPRYGGVIIHDCWASYLSYDHCGHGLCGSHLLRELTFVVDSNQYRWARNLKAVLQQTCRTVAQRPEKCLTEREYANLQKRYRNILTRGSKELPKIPPKPQGKRGRIAKSDAHNLWERLQKHEAAVLLFAKEPHVPFTNNRAERDLRMAKVKQKISGCFRRKQYAQAYCRISSYLQTMASQGINPLVAIQLALAGTLPDAEE
- a CDS encoding Fic family protein, translated to MTVPSFDSPLTDLIIELDYLRKKQLTGTTHPAVFFQLKGIFHTLESVYSARIEGNNTTIAEYIETKFLDGPPPSKDIQEILNMEKAMRFIDENIREVIFDRALVSELHKMVVSELPPPPEGEGDRSPGSYRSVDVRIARSAHKPPEFIRVNDFMGELFEFINKEDAPKYDLLKIAIAHHRFMWIHPFTNGNGRVGRIFTYAMLVKLGFNVDEGRILNPTAVFCNNRSNYYNFLSMADSGEDDGVLEWCHYVLSGLRDEIEKIDKLLDYQFLREEILIPAIMYSQDRKLITGLEAKILKKTVDRQEVQASDIKVYFPGKAPSEISRNIARLRDKKMLMPASEGARKYVLRVTTHTL